From a single Streptomyces liliifuscus genomic region:
- a CDS encoding DUF4255 domain-containing protein — MIHEVDEVLKRLLGGGALAGSGIEVSFEAPTRDWAARRNAPAVNAYLYDIREDVSRRQRGQVSVRDERDIVVRRRQPPRWFRLSYLVTAWTKQPQDEHRLLSAVLATMLPHELLAADELPGALGALGLSVPLTVAGLHTESRSLAEIWSALGGELKPSLDLVVTAPFPAFPEYDVGPPVTEGAVRVRGMDGTLDDSPERSHRPRLSAQSAQPATASDTGDPQK, encoded by the coding sequence GTGATCCACGAGGTGGACGAGGTCCTCAAGCGGCTGCTCGGGGGCGGCGCGCTCGCCGGTTCCGGCATCGAGGTCTCCTTCGAGGCCCCGACCCGCGACTGGGCGGCCCGGCGCAACGCGCCCGCCGTCAACGCCTACTTGTACGACATCCGGGAGGACGTCTCCCGGCGTCAGCGCGGCCAGGTCTCCGTCCGCGACGAACGCGACATCGTCGTACGCCGCCGCCAGCCGCCCCGCTGGTTCCGGCTGTCGTACCTGGTCACCGCCTGGACCAAACAGCCCCAGGACGAACACCGGCTGCTCTCCGCGGTGCTGGCCACGATGCTGCCGCACGAACTCCTGGCCGCCGACGAACTCCCGGGTGCGCTCGGCGCGCTGGGCCTGTCCGTCCCGCTGACGGTGGCGGGGCTGCACACCGAGTCCCGCTCCCTGGCGGAGATCTGGTCGGCCCTGGGCGGCGAGCTCAAACCGTCCCTCGACCTCGTGGTCACCGCGCCCTTCCCGGCCTTCCCCGAGTACGACGTCGGTCCCCCGGTCACGGAGGGCGCGGTCCGCGTGCGCGGCATGGACGGCACACTGGACGACTCGCCCGAGCGCAGCCACCGGCCACGGCTGTCGGCACAGTCGGCACAACCGGCAACCGCGTCGGACACCGGAGACCCGCAGAAGTGA
- a CDS encoding RICIN domain-containing protein, with protein sequence MSLWTSLEPASATVDPGGSTRVRLRLRNTGDVVDEYRFEPVGDISPWTTVEPQTLRLYPGTTGTVELTFAPPRTPDATAGPNPYAVRITPTEHPEAVTVPEGNLTITPFTEVRAELVPPTVKGRFRGRPKLAVDNLGNTKLTASVSGSDNGDQLSYDLHPSNVQIEPGRAAFVKATLKPRQIIWFGSKEERPYKFAVQRSGVAPLDVEGTYVQRGFLPRWLATFLGVFMALAITFVMLWIAYKPQVRSEAKELQEAGVSTLAPSASPTPVAPSAPPSASAPVESAPADSGGGGDAPAPAPTKEKPKSLLPANNIVLKNLSTKLCADVPGEGVGKRDGRVQQFSCDPTAADNQLWNLEVKVEKGGPGGTDLFQIRNVKDKLCMDLPNYGAAPIHTKVTEFTCDGTTSDNQLWWLAKQESGAYWIRNAKSDNKCLEVAGSDDVRDEVTLMIFNCTVTDDQEWQIIQPDED encoded by the coding sequence GTGAGCCTCTGGACTTCCCTGGAACCCGCGTCCGCGACCGTGGACCCGGGTGGCAGCACCCGCGTACGTCTGCGTCTGCGCAACACCGGTGACGTGGTGGACGAGTACCGCTTCGAGCCTGTCGGTGACATCTCTCCCTGGACGACCGTCGAGCCGCAGACGCTCCGGCTGTATCCGGGGACGACGGGCACGGTGGAGCTGACCTTTGCGCCGCCGCGTACGCCGGATGCGACGGCGGGGCCGAATCCTTACGCGGTGCGGATCACGCCGACCGAGCATCCGGAGGCGGTGACCGTCCCGGAGGGCAATCTGACGATCACGCCCTTCACCGAGGTGCGGGCGGAGTTGGTGCCGCCCACCGTCAAGGGGCGTTTCCGCGGGCGGCCCAAACTGGCCGTCGACAACCTCGGCAACACCAAACTCACCGCGTCGGTCAGCGGGAGCGACAACGGCGATCAGTTGTCGTACGACCTTCATCCGAGCAATGTGCAGATCGAGCCGGGGCGTGCCGCCTTTGTGAAGGCGACGCTGAAGCCGCGGCAGATCATCTGGTTCGGGTCCAAGGAGGAGCGGCCGTACAAGTTCGCCGTTCAGCGGTCGGGAGTCGCGCCGCTGGATGTCGAGGGGACCTATGTGCAGCGGGGGTTCCTGCCGCGCTGGCTGGCGACCTTCCTGGGTGTCTTCATGGCGCTCGCGATCACCTTCGTGATGCTGTGGATCGCCTACAAGCCGCAGGTCCGCAGCGAGGCCAAGGAACTCCAGGAGGCCGGTGTCAGCACGCTGGCGCCCTCGGCCTCGCCGACACCGGTCGCCCCCTCGGCGCCGCCGTCGGCCTCGGCACCGGTCGAGTCCGCCCCGGCGGACAGCGGCGGAGGCGGGGACGCGCCCGCGCCCGCGCCGACCAAGGAGAAGCCCAAGAGCCTGCTGCCCGCGAACAACATCGTCCTGAAGAACCTGTCCACCAAGCTGTGTGCCGACGTCCCCGGCGAGGGCGTGGGCAAGAGGGACGGCCGGGTCCAGCAGTTCTCCTGCGATCCGACCGCCGCCGACAACCAGCTCTGGAACCTCGAGGTGAAGGTCGAGAAGGGCGGCCCCGGTGGCACGGACCTCTTCCAGATCCGCAACGTCAAGGACAAGTTGTGCATGGATCTGCCGAACTACGGGGCGGCTCCCATTCACACGAAGGTCACTGAGTTCACCTGTGACGGCACGACCAGCGACAACCAGTTGTGGTGGCTCGCGAAGCAGGAGAGCGGCGCCTACTGGATCCGCAACGCCAAGAGCGACAACAAGTGCCTCGAAGTCGCGGGCAGCGACGACGTTCGCGACGAAGTAACCCTGATGATCTTCAACTGCACCGTCACCGATGACCAGGAGTGGCAGATCATCCAACCCGACGAGGACTGA
- a CDS encoding hydrolase, giving the protein MSLWTSLEPASATVDPGGSTTVRLRLRNTGDVVDEYRFEPVGDIAPWTIVEPQTLRLYPGTTGTVELMFAPPRTPDATAGPNPYAVRITPTEHPEAVTVPEGNLTITPFTEVRAELVPPTVKGRFRGRPKLAVDNLGNTKLTASVSGSDNGDQLSYDLHPSNVQIEPGRAAFVKATLKPRQIIWFGSKEERPYKFAVQRSGVAPLDVEGTYVQRGFLPRWLATFLGVFMALAITFVMLWIAYKPQVRSEAKERLDEAGVSTLAPSPSATPPPPPTPTAPATTPPPAAQSSAAGGGGGGGGAGGGSEEKKKAPEKTAATAVQALAADDPGGRHICYRAFVTGEGWTDAVCDGETAGTVGENKPLKALNIAVSGAKGTAGVAFIHNPGSTNGQGYYNNVPWTGAPDGIDNYIGSTKKDAPNMLGFTINVDEGGGAVCQTTHVHNEGWHGMGCDKPGEGEGFIFGGTLSNDLWLEAVKFTV; this is encoded by the coding sequence GTGAGCCTTTGGACCTCCCTGGAGCCGGCGTCCGCGACCGTGGACCCGGGTGGCAGTACGACTGTGCGGTTGCGTCTGCGCAATACCGGTGACGTGGTCGACGAGTACCGTTTTGAGCCGGTGGGTGACATCGCGCCGTGGACGATCGTCGAGCCGCAGACGCTCCGGCTGTACCCCGGGACGACGGGCACGGTGGAGCTGATGTTCGCGCCGCCGCGTACGCCGGATGCGACGGCGGGGCCGAATCCTTACGCGGTGCGGATCACGCCGACCGAGCATCCGGAGGCGGTGACCGTCCCGGAGGGCAATCTGACGATCACGCCCTTCACCGAGGTGCGGGCGGAGTTGGTGCCGCCCACCGTCAAGGGGCGTTTCCGCGGGCGGCCCAAACTGGCCGTCGACAACCTCGGCAACACCAAACTCACCGCGTCGGTCAGCGGGAGCGACAACGGCGATCAGTTGTCGTACGACCTTCATCCGAGCAATGTGCAGATCGAGCCGGGGCGTGCCGCCTTTGTGAAGGCGACGCTGAAGCCGCGGCAGATCATCTGGTTCGGGTCCAAGGAGGAGCGGCCGTACAAGTTCGCCGTTCAGCGGTCGGGAGTCGCGCCGCTGGATGTCGAGGGGACCTATGTGCAGCGGGGGTTCCTGCCGCGCTGGCTGGCGACCTTCCTGGGTGTCTTCATGGCGCTCGCGATCACCTTTGTGATGCTGTGGATCGCCTACAAGCCGCAGGTCCGCAGCGAGGCCAAGGAGAGGCTCGACGAGGCCGGCGTCAGCACGCTGGCGCCCAGCCCTTCGGCGACACCGCCTCCGCCGCCCACTCCCACCGCGCCCGCTACGACACCCCCGCCCGCGGCACAGTCGTCGGCCGCCGGTGGCGGTGGCGGCGGTGGCGGGGCGGGAGGCGGTTCCGAGGAGAAGAAGAAGGCTCCGGAGAAGACCGCGGCCACCGCCGTCCAGGCACTGGCCGCGGACGACCCGGGTGGGCGGCACATTTGCTACCGGGCCTTCGTGACGGGCGAGGGCTGGACGGACGCGGTGTGCGACGGCGAAACGGCCGGCACGGTGGGGGAGAACAAACCGCTCAAGGCCCTCAACATCGCGGTGTCCGGTGCCAAGGGCACGGCCGGTGTCGCCTTCATCCACAACCCCGGGTCGACGAACGGCCAGGGCTACTACAACAATGTGCCGTGGACGGGGGCGCCCGACGGCATCGACAACTACATCGGCAGCACCAAGAAGGACGCCCCGAACATGCTGGGCTTCACCATCAACGTCGACGAAGGTGGCGGCGCCGTGTGCCAGACCACCCACGTCCACAACGAGGGCTGGCACGGCATGGGCTGCGACAAGCCCGGCGAGGGCGAGGGCTTCATCTTCGGCGGCACCCTCAGCAACGACCTGTGGCTGGAAGCGGTCAAGTTCACGGTGTGA
- a CDS encoding helix-turn-helix transcriptional regulator encodes MRNSFGTTAPGTDGPESRIPVAVHAWDPISREGVLGQLRQHQVIDLREETETGPDTVALLVNDTLDEDTLSRLRRLVRSEGARAVLVVSAIRESELLDAIESGAGAIVWRHEATAHRLVQAVLAASRGDGDLPADLLGRLINQVRSLHRTATGHPGAPHSGLAPREVDVLRLVAEGLDTGEIASKLSYSERTVKNVMHGLTTRLHLRNRAHAVAHALREGYI; translated from the coding sequence TTGCGCAATTCATTCGGAACCACAGCTCCCGGTACGGACGGGCCAGAGTCCCGCATACCGGTCGCGGTGCACGCATGGGACCCGATCTCCCGGGAGGGAGTGCTCGGCCAGCTCCGGCAGCACCAGGTGATCGACCTCCGCGAGGAGACCGAGACCGGGCCGGACACCGTCGCACTGCTGGTCAACGACACGTTGGACGAGGACACGCTCTCCCGGCTGCGCAGACTCGTGCGCAGCGAGGGGGCCCGTGCCGTCCTCGTGGTGAGCGCGATCCGCGAGAGCGAACTCCTCGATGCCATCGAGTCCGGCGCCGGCGCCATCGTGTGGCGCCACGAGGCCACCGCGCACCGGCTGGTGCAGGCCGTTCTCGCGGCCTCCCGCGGCGACGGCGATCTGCCCGCCGATCTGCTCGGCCGGCTGATCAACCAGGTGAGGTCGCTGCACCGCACCGCGACCGGCCATCCCGGCGCTCCCCACTCGGGACTCGCACCTCGCGAGGTGGACGTACTGAGGCTGGTCGCCGAGGGGCTCGACACCGGGGAGATCGCCAGCAAGCTGTCCTACTCCGAACGGACCGTCAAGAACGTGATGCATGGGCTCACCACCCGGCTGCATCTGCGCAACCGGGCGCACGCCGTGGCCCATGCCCTTCGGGAAGGCTACATCTGA
- a CDS encoding ATP-binding protein: protein MTTYASATSDALLVRLARLRDRVAELVLSRSAVDPTADDPLRGLYLSDEAVRHLLGPTAVPYADVFENAAGFEAATGSEDAAVPGGTSVSESTSVSGGMESAPAARLERLAVRLELTELDTRILLIALAPDLDRSFEPLYGYLNDDVSRRRATTGLALDLCGLPAHLAEARARFHPSAPLTALGLLTVEEPERPFLSRSLRVPDRLVAHLLGDDTPDAALAGSLHQLDSPTSLPLPSPSPSHDEFTARLAARLAVGPRTVYLREHREGDGLVCAAAALRAAGVGALHFTPAAAGEPLPELLSDVLPRVLREARLRDRAIVVSPLPDKPGPLLRALTEAGVPVVLVGARPYDPQWCERDPLVLDAPRPHAGAVDAWSVALGAGADGPGFDLAATVAPYRLGGDRIERAARAARDLAMFDGTPVTAAHLRLAARQQSASGLERHARRIRPDVGWEDLVLPDRPLAQLHELALRARHRDQVLGDWRLSAGGGRGHGVLGLFAGESGTGKTLSAEVVAAELGLDLYVVQLSSIVDKYVGETEKNLERIFTEADRTDAVLLFDEADAVFGKRSEVRDSHDKHANMESAYLLQRLESFDGIALLTTNLRANIDEAFTRRLDLVVDFPFPDAEQRRALWRHSLAHVPCAEDIEPAAVARAFEMAGGSIRSAVVTAAYAAAGRGAPVTTADLREGAAREYRKAGRLVPGEGNW, encoded by the coding sequence GTGACCACGTACGCCTCCGCCACGTCCGACGCGCTCCTCGTCCGTCTCGCCCGACTGCGCGACCGGGTCGCCGAGTTGGTCCTGAGCCGCAGCGCCGTCGACCCCACGGCGGACGATCCGCTGCGGGGGCTGTACCTCTCCGACGAGGCCGTACGGCATCTGCTGGGGCCCACGGCGGTGCCGTACGCCGACGTGTTCGAGAACGCGGCCGGATTCGAGGCGGCGACCGGCTCCGAGGACGCGGCTGTCCCCGGGGGCACGTCTGTGTCCGAAAGCACCTCTGTGTCCGGAGGGATGGAGTCCGCTCCGGCCGCCCGGCTGGAGCGGCTCGCGGTGCGGCTGGAGCTGACCGAGCTGGACACCCGGATCCTGCTCATCGCCCTCGCGCCGGACCTGGACCGCTCCTTCGAGCCGCTGTACGGGTACCTCAACGACGACGTCAGCAGGCGCCGGGCCACCACCGGGCTGGCGCTCGACCTGTGCGGGCTGCCCGCGCACCTCGCCGAGGCGCGGGCCCGGTTCCACCCCTCGGCGCCGCTGACCGCGCTCGGGCTGCTGACCGTCGAGGAACCCGAACGCCCCTTCCTCAGCCGTTCGTTGCGCGTCCCGGACCGGCTCGTCGCGCATCTGCTCGGCGACGACACCCCGGACGCCGCGCTCGCCGGCAGCCTCCATCAGCTCGACTCACCGACGTCGCTGCCCCTGCCGTCCCCCTCGCCCTCCCACGACGAGTTCACCGCCAGGCTGGCCGCCCGGCTGGCCGTCGGTCCCCGCACCGTCTATCTCCGCGAGCACCGCGAGGGCGACGGGCTGGTGTGCGCCGCGGCCGCCCTGCGCGCGGCGGGGGTCGGGGCCCTGCACTTCACGCCCGCGGCCGCCGGGGAGCCCCTGCCCGAACTCCTCTCCGACGTCCTCCCCCGTGTGCTCCGCGAGGCCCGGCTGCGCGACCGCGCGATCGTCGTGTCACCGCTGCCGGACAAGCCGGGCCCGCTGCTGCGGGCGCTGACGGAGGCCGGCGTGCCCGTGGTGCTCGTCGGGGCCAGGCCGTACGACCCCCAGTGGTGCGAGCGCGACCCGCTGGTCCTCGACGCGCCCCGGCCGCACGCGGGTGCCGTGGACGCCTGGTCGGTCGCGCTCGGCGCCGGGGCCGACGGTCCGGGTTTCGACCTGGCCGCCACAGTCGCCCCGTACCGGCTCGGCGGCGACCGTATCGAGCGGGCGGCCCGCGCGGCCCGGGACCTGGCGATGTTCGACGGCACCCCGGTGACCGCAGCCCATCTGCGGCTCGCCGCGCGGCAGCAGTCCGCGTCCGGGCTCGAACGGCACGCCCGCCGGATCCGCCCCGACGTCGGCTGGGAGGACCTCGTCCTGCCGGACAGGCCCCTCGCCCAGCTGCACGAACTCGCCCTGCGCGCCCGCCACCGCGACCAGGTCCTCGGCGACTGGCGGCTCAGTGCCGGAGGCGGCCGGGGCCACGGTGTCCTCGGGCTCTTCGCGGGCGAGTCCGGCACCGGCAAGACGCTGTCCGCCGAGGTCGTCGCCGCCGAACTCGGCCTGGACCTCTATGTCGTCCAGCTCTCCTCGATCGTCGACAAGTACGTGGGCGAGACCGAGAAGAACCTCGAACGGATCTTCACCGAGGCCGACCGCACCGACGCCGTGCTGCTCTTCGACGAGGCGGACGCCGTGTTCGGCAAGCGCTCTGAGGTCAGGGACTCCCACGACAAGCACGCCAACATGGAGAGCGCGTATCTCCTCCAGCGCCTGGAGTCCTTCGACGGCATCGCCCTGCTCACCACCAACCTGCGGGCCAACATCGACGAGGCGTTCACCCGGCGCCTCGATCTGGTGGTCGACTTCCCGTTCCCGGACGCCGAGCAGCGCCGGGCCCTGTGGCGGCACAGCCTCGCCCATGTCCCGTGTGCCGAGGACATCGAACCTGCGGCGGTCGCCCGCGCCTTCGAGATGGCCGGCGGCTCGATCCGCAGCGCGGTCGTCACGGCCGCCTACGCGGCCGCGGGGCGCGGTGCGCCCGTCACCACCGCCGATCTGCGGGAGGGCGCCGCGCGGGAGTACCGCAAGGCGGGGCGGCTGGTGCCCGGAGAGGGCAACTGGTAG
- a CDS encoding phage tail protein, translating into MSLSPGDALTSHNFGLQIDGVMVEYLAEVNGLSIEQDVIKHLSNSAQGRPEVSLMPGVQKDGQCTVVRGMTQSPAFTTWINDSIAGQMSTARKNASIIMMDYQNNPVKRYNMRNAWCSKIDASALKAGEASALTETVTIVFEELVIE; encoded by the coding sequence ATGAGTCTCAGCCCGGGTGACGCCCTTACCTCACATAATTTCGGTCTGCAGATCGACGGCGTGATGGTCGAGTACCTCGCGGAGGTCAACGGCCTCAGCATCGAGCAGGACGTCATCAAACACCTGTCGAACTCGGCGCAGGGCAGGCCCGAGGTCAGTCTGATGCCGGGTGTGCAGAAGGACGGGCAGTGCACCGTGGTGCGCGGAATGACCCAGTCCCCGGCGTTCACGACGTGGATCAACGACTCGATCGCCGGCCAGATGAGCACGGCCCGCAAGAACGCGTCCATCATCATGATGGATTACCAGAACAATCCGGTGAAGCGGTACAACATGCGCAACGCCTGGTGCAGCAAGATCGACGCCAGCGCGCTGAAGGCCGGCGAGGCCTCCGCGCTCACCGAGACCGTGACCATCGTCTTCGAAGAACTGGTCATCGAGTAA
- a CDS encoding eCIS core domain-containing protein: MRAQEERTDKAGGRDSAARPAPARTTADRLLVLQRAAGNAAVARAVGQQRHEHDANCGHGPSVQRSAVHQVLRSSGRPLDTPLRTEMESRFGGVDFSGVRLHTDPVAQRSATEIGARAYTSGSHVVLGPGGTDKLTLAHELKHVLQQSQGSVPGTDNGNGLRVSNPGDHAEQEAEATARQVMSAPVQRVAEDEPSATASEPFVGDAVQRAYVGYPYVQYGGLYQGAGTFMRAELHPGQIAKGSSPKVKPSWWPTGSGATAKWFSKNMVQGHLLNEIVGGPGNTMSNLTPLTKSGNSRHHSMAEYNVKKEIRNGNIVEYEVQAHYGTVSGAALGATGSVAADIDAYYSTMIPERLTAEATVYDPQGNFLYGESWVVHNEKH; the protein is encoded by the coding sequence GTGCGCGCACAGGAAGAACGCACCGACAAGGCCGGTGGTCGCGACAGTGCCGCCCGGCCCGCGCCCGCGCGCACAACCGCCGACCGGCTCCTGGTGCTGCAGCGCGCCGCGGGCAACGCGGCCGTCGCACGGGCCGTCGGGCAGCAGCGCCACGAGCACGACGCGAACTGCGGCCACGGCCCGTCGGTCCAGCGCTCCGCGGTGCACCAGGTGCTGCGTTCCTCCGGCCGGCCGCTGGACACACCGCTGAGGACCGAGATGGAGAGCCGCTTCGGCGGCGTCGACTTCAGCGGCGTACGCCTTCACACGGACCCGGTCGCCCAGCGGTCCGCCACGGAGATCGGCGCGAGGGCGTACACCTCGGGCAGTCATGTGGTGCTCGGCCCGGGCGGCACGGACAAGCTCACCCTCGCCCACGAACTGAAGCACGTCCTCCAGCAGAGCCAGGGGTCCGTCCCCGGCACCGACAACGGCAACGGGCTGCGGGTCAGCAACCCCGGCGACCACGCGGAGCAGGAGGCGGAGGCCACCGCCCGGCAGGTGATGTCGGCCCCCGTGCAGCGCGTGGCCGAGGACGAGCCGTCGGCCACCGCCTCGGAACCGTTCGTCGGTGACGCCGTACAGCGGGCCTACGTCGGCTATCCGTACGTGCAGTACGGCGGTCTCTACCAGGGCGCGGGGACCTTCATGAGGGCGGAACTGCACCCGGGGCAGATCGCCAAGGGATCGTCCCCGAAGGTGAAGCCCTCGTGGTGGCCGACGGGCAGCGGCGCCACCGCGAAGTGGTTCTCCAAGAACATGGTCCAGGGCCACCTGCTCAACGAGATCGTCGGCGGTCCCGGAAACACCATGAGCAACCTCACCCCGCTGACCAAGTCCGGCAACTCCCGCCACCACTCCATGGCCGAATACAACGTGAAGAAGGAAATCCGCAACGGCAACATCGTCGAGTACGAGGTGCAGGCGCACTACGGCACCGTGTCCGGAGCGGCACTCGGCGCGACCGGTTCCGTCGCGGCGGACATCGACGCCTACTACTCGACGATGATCCCGGAGCGACTGACGGCGGAAGCCACCGTGTACGACCCGCAGGGCAATTTCCTCTACGGGGAATCCTGGGTCGTCCACAACGAGAAGCACTGA
- a CDS encoding phage tail sheath subtilisin-like domain-containing protein, giving the protein MPSYLSPGVYVEEVASGSRPIEGVGTSVAAFVGLAPTGPLNEPTLVTNWSQYVAAFGDFTDGYYLAHSVYGFFNNGGSAAYVVRVGGTAEGAAGSGAPASVSGSAAPAALPAGEPKQLGTFSVTAVAGGSLSVEVADAEGEGPAERFKLIVKEGDKPVETFDVTAKKGGRNYVVTQVKERSKLITVQESAPAAQLARPDNQTVALAAPAAPAPVTPSKASDSHPGPAHYLGDSADRTGFGGLEAVDEISMVAVPDLMAAYQRGAIDLEAVKAVQLGLIAHCELMGDRVAVIDPPPGLNARQIRVWRQETAGYDSKYAALYYPWVKVFDPATGQSRVIPPSGHVSGIWARNDFERGVHKAPANEVVRGAVDLELQITRGEQDLLNPIGVNCIRAFPGRGIRVWGARTMSSDPAWRYLNIRRYFNYLEESILLGTQWVVFEPNDHNLWARIRRNVSAFLVNEWRSGALFGQRPEEAFYVKCDEETNPPESVDVGRVICEIGIAPVKPAEFVIFRLAQFSSGSGELEE; this is encoded by the coding sequence ATGCCGTCCTACCTGTCGCCCGGCGTATACGTCGAGGAGGTGGCCAGCGGCTCGCGTCCCATCGAGGGAGTGGGTACGTCGGTGGCGGCCTTCGTCGGACTCGCGCCGACCGGGCCGCTGAACGAGCCGACCCTGGTGACCAACTGGTCCCAGTACGTCGCGGCCTTTGGTGACTTCACCGACGGTTACTACCTCGCACACTCGGTGTACGGGTTCTTCAACAACGGCGGCAGCGCCGCGTACGTCGTCCGTGTCGGCGGCACCGCCGAGGGCGCGGCGGGAAGCGGCGCCCCGGCGTCCGTCTCCGGCTCCGCCGCCCCGGCCGCACTCCCCGCGGGCGAGCCGAAGCAGCTCGGCACGTTCAGCGTGACCGCCGTCGCGGGCGGCTCGCTCAGCGTCGAGGTCGCCGACGCCGAGGGCGAGGGCCCCGCCGAGCGCTTCAAGCTGATCGTCAAGGAGGGCGACAAGCCCGTCGAGACGTTCGACGTGACCGCCAAGAAGGGCGGCCGCAACTACGTCGTCACGCAGGTGAAGGAGCGCTCCAAGCTCATCACCGTGCAGGAGTCGGCGCCCGCCGCGCAGCTCGCGCGCCCCGACAACCAGACCGTGGCCCTGGCGGCCCCCGCCGCCCCCGCGCCCGTCACCCCCTCCAAGGCGAGCGACTCCCACCCCGGCCCGGCGCACTATCTCGGCGACTCCGCCGACCGCACCGGCTTCGGCGGTCTGGAGGCCGTGGACGAGATCTCCATGGTCGCCGTCCCCGACCTGATGGCCGCCTACCAGCGCGGCGCGATCGACCTGGAGGCCGTGAAGGCCGTCCAGCTCGGCCTCATCGCGCACTGCGAGCTGATGGGCGACCGGGTCGCCGTCATCGACCCGCCGCCGGGCCTGAACGCCCGTCAGATCCGGGTCTGGCGCCAGGAGACCGCGGGCTACGACTCCAAGTACGCGGCCCTGTACTACCCCTGGGTCAAGGTCTTCGACCCGGCGACCGGCCAGTCCCGGGTGATCCCGCCGAGCGGTCATGTCTCCGGCATCTGGGCCCGCAACGACTTCGAGCGCGGTGTGCACAAGGCGCCCGCCAACGAGGTCGTACGCGGCGCGGTGGACCTGGAGCTCCAGATCACCCGCGGCGAGCAGGACCTGCTCAACCCCATCGGCGTCAACTGCATCCGCGCCTTCCCGGGCCGCGGCATCCGCGTCTGGGGCGCCCGCACCATGTCCTCCGACCCGGCCTGGCGCTACCTCAACATCCGCCGGTACTTCAACTACCTGGAGGAGTCGATCCTGCTCGGCACCCAGTGGGTGGTGTTCGAGCCGAACGACCACAACCTGTGGGCCCGGATCCGGCGCAACGTCTCGGCGTTCCTCGTCAACGAGTGGCGCAGCGGCGCCCTCTTCGGCCAGCGGCCGGAGGAGGCGTTCTACGTCAAGTGCGACGAGGAGACCAACCCCCCGGAGTCGGTCGACGTCGGCCGGGTGATCTGCGAGATCGGCATCGCCCCCGTCAAGCCCGCCGAGTTCGTGATCTTCCGGCTGGCCCAGTTCTCCAGCGGCAGCGGTGAGTTGGAGGAGTAG
- a CDS encoding DUF6760 family protein, which translates to MTYATDRLHEEIAYVAYHFHWSLEEILDLEHQDRRRFTEQIASLVTRGGAEG; encoded by the coding sequence GTGACGTACGCGACCGACCGGCTGCACGAGGAGATCGCGTACGTCGCCTACCACTTCCACTGGAGCCTGGAGGAGATCCTGGATCTCGAACACCAGGACCGCCGGCGCTTCACTGAACAGATCGCGTCCCTGGTGACGCGGGGCGGGGCGGAGGGCTGA